In Verrucomicrobiia bacterium, the following are encoded in one genomic region:
- a CDS encoding Maf family protein — protein MNLPSVILASASPRRVELLRQLVFRFKVLPSAAPESEHEHYTPREIALLNAYRKARVVAKKFPDNLVIGADTVVALGTSLFGKPRSKRDACRMLAELEGRSHDVVTGVCLLHLRGHRQSVFAEQTTVRFHNLTAAKIRSYVNRVHTLDKAGAYAIQEEGEMIIESIEGSYTNVVGLPVERLREELRLWAAASEFTAGGRP, from the coding sequence ATGAATCTTCCATCTGTCATCCTGGCATCGGCATCCCCCCGTCGTGTGGAGTTGCTTCGGCAGCTTGTCTTTCGCTTCAAAGTTCTGCCCAGCGCGGCCCCCGAGTCGGAGCACGAGCATTACACGCCCCGAGAAATTGCGCTCTTGAACGCCTATCGCAAGGCCCGCGTGGTGGCCAAGAAATTTCCGGACAACCTCGTGATCGGGGCGGACACCGTGGTGGCGCTGGGCACCAGCCTGTTTGGCAAGCCGCGCAGCAAACGGGACGCCTGCCGGATGCTGGCGGAGCTGGAGGGCCGCTCGCACGATGTGGTCACCGGGGTCTGCCTGCTGCACCTGCGCGGTCACCGGCAATCCGTGTTTGCCGAACAAACCACGGTGCGCTTTCACAACCTGACGGCGGCGAAGATTCGGAGCTACGTCAACCGCGTGCACACCCTCGACAAAGCCGGCGCCTACGCCATTCAAGAGGAGGGCGAAATGATCATTGAATCCATCGAGGGTTCCTACACCAACGTCGTGGGGCTGCCCGTCGAACGCCTGCGCGAGGAACTCCGATTGTGGGCGGCCGCCTCCGAGTTCACCGCCGGCGGCCGGCCCTGA